A genomic segment from Clostridium pasteurianum BC1 encodes:
- a CDS encoding PTS sugar transporter subunit IIB, translating to MKNIFVACGSGVATSQTVASKIASMCEEESINVNVEAVDIKSLENVINQCDIYVSIVPTGVMDWGKPTISGIPFLTGMGIEEEFDKLKALLEN from the coding sequence ATGAAAAATATTTTTGTTGCATGTGGTTCAGGGGTAGCTACTTCCCAAACTGTAGCATCTAAAATTGCAAGTATGTGTGAAGAGGAAAGTATCAATGTAAATGTTGAGGCAGTTGATATTAAATCGCTTGAAAATGTTATTAATCAGTGTGACATTTATGTATCCATAGTTCCAACAGGAGTAATGGATTGGGGAAAACCAACTATAAGTGGAATACCATTTTTAACTGGTATGGGTATTGAAGAAGAATTTGATAAACTGAAAGCATTATTAGAAAACTAA
- a CDS encoding PTS sugar transporter subunit IIA: MDEREELLHEDLIFINYEAQSKEDLLKKLSQVLREKGYVKDSYTEGILQREVIYPTGLNTEAIKVAIPHTDAVHVNKSTILVAVLNNTVTFKEMGNGINDVDANLIFMLAIKNPNSQVATLSKLMSILSNKERLLSIYNSKTEKEVINVLSQVLN; encoded by the coding sequence ATGGATGAGAGGGAAGAACTTTTACATGAAGATTTAATCTTTATTAATTACGAGGCACAGAGTAAGGAGGACTTACTAAAAAAATTATCTCAAGTATTAAGGGAGAAGGGCTATGTAAAGGATTCCTATACAGAGGGGATTCTGCAGAGAGAGGTAATTTATCCTACAGGTCTTAACACTGAAGCTATAAAGGTTGCCATACCTCATACAGATGCAGTACATGTAAATAAATCTACAATATTAGTTGCAGTACTAAATAATACGGTAACTTTTAAAGAAATGGGAAATGGGATAAATGATGTTGATGCAAACCTTATATTTATGCTGGCAATTAAGAATCCAAATAGTCAGGTTGCTACACTTAGTAAGCTTATGTCAATTCTATCAAATAAAGAAAGACTGCTGAGCATTTATAATTCTAAGACGGAAAAGGAAGTAATTAATGTACTATCACAGGTTTTAAATTAG